A single genomic interval of Hymenobacter gelipurpurascens harbors:
- a CDS encoding PAS domain S-box protein, translated as MKESEQKYRRLIEASQDVLVTINRQGHIIDTNEAAVTLTGVERTSLMGAGFFSLFTEPDRVKQAYREVVDNGTVSSVPFTIRHTNGTLTEVLFDGSVHKNELGEVLGAVIVVREAAEKNWATELGIANKELAFQHNEKEKRADELSIANEELAFQNNEKEKRAAELGIANEELAFQNDEKEKRAAELGIANKELAFQNDEKEKRAQELSVANKELAFQNDEKEKRAQELSVANTELAFQNDEKEKRAQELIIANAELAFQNDEKEKRAQELSIANIELAFQNDEKEKRAQELVIANKELAFQNDEKVKRAAELRVANYARGLIEASRDPLVTISPEGKITDMNQATVNITGMGREQLIGSDFFVYFTDPQMAREVYQEVFAKGTVADSPLTLRHKDGKLTDVLFNGSVYKNDEGSVLGVVIVARDVTDQKRIATELIEAKFAAERATVLAEDAQAKAESAVKAKQQFLSNMSHEIRTPMNAIIGFTKVVLKTELTDKQREYLTAIKLSGDTLIVLINDILDLAKVDAGKMTFEQIPFKLSASVSAMVHLFETKIQEKNLALVMDYDAKIPEVLVGDPVRLHQVILNLVSNAVKFTSEGTITVGVRMLVQDSEKVILEFSVTDTGIGIEEAKLSTVFDDFQQATSGTSRLYGGTGLGLAIVKNLVEPQGGTINVKSRVGVGSTFSFILSFGKTTEKADAELGLTIERETGLQDVKILVVEDIALNQLLMKTLLEDFGFAMDVAGNGKIALEKLRTTRYDIVLMDLQMPVMNGFEATEYIRNELHLTVPIIALTADVTTVDVEKCKAVGMNDYISKPIDDKLLYSKIIKYLKQVDSGQGTTEAGAELPATAPTCVNFDYLKRITKSDARMAEMIGLYLQEIPQLVQTMKKGIAEKDWIALKRATHSIIPTFATMGMDPEFESIAKSIQSMAVNLISVGDGASQETMTGLLTLFSKIETACAQAARELEDKLLALSQALGQAQVNK; from the coding sequence ATGAAGGAAAGCGAGCAGAAGTATCGGCGATTAATTGAAGCCAGCCAGGATGTATTGGTCACCATCAACCGGCAGGGCCACATCATCGACACCAATGAGGCCGCAGTTACCCTGACGGGCGTGGAGCGAACTTCTTTGATGGGCGCGGGCTTTTTCTCGTTGTTTACTGAGCCCGACCGGGTGAAGCAGGCTTACCGGGAGGTGGTAGACAACGGAACGGTCAGCAGCGTGCCCTTCACGATTCGTCACACCAATGGTACCCTGACCGAGGTCTTGTTCGACGGCTCCGTGCACAAGAACGAGCTGGGCGAGGTGCTGGGCGCGGTCATCGTGGTTCGGGAAGCGGCCGAGAAAAACTGGGCCACGGAGCTGGGCATTGCCAACAAAGAGCTGGCGTTCCAGCACAACGAAAAGGAAAAACGGGCCGACGAGCTCAGCATTGCCAACGAAGAGCTGGCCTTCCAAAACAACGAAAAGGAAAAACGAGCCGCGGAGCTGGGCATTGCCAACGAGGAGCTGGCGTTCCAGAACGACGAGAAAGAAAAGCGCGCGGCCGAGCTGGGCATTGCCAATAAGGAGCTGGCGTTTCAGAACGATGAAAAGGAAAAACGCGCTCAGGAACTGAGTGTGGCCAACAAGGAGCTGGCGTTCCAAAACGATGAGAAAGAAAAGCGGGCCCAGGAATTAAGCGTAGCAAATACTGAGCTCGCGTTTCAGAATGACGAAAAGGAAAAGCGGGCCCAGGAGCTGATCATTGCGAATGCCGAGCTGGCCTTCCAGAATGATGAAAAGGAAAAGCGGGCGCAGGAGCTGAGCATTGCCAATATCGAGCTGGCGTTCCAGAACGACGAGAAAGAAAAGCGGGCCCAGGAGCTGGTGATTGCCAACAAGGAACTCGCCTTCCAGAACGACGAGAAAGTCAAGCGCGCGGCCGAGCTCCGCGTGGCCAACTACGCCCGGGGCCTGATTGAAGCCAGCCGGGACCCGCTGGTGACCATCAGCCCGGAGGGCAAAATCACGGACATGAACCAGGCCACGGTGAACATCACGGGCATGGGCCGCGAGCAGCTGATCGGCTCCGACTTCTTCGTGTACTTCACCGACCCGCAGATGGCCCGCGAGGTGTACCAGGAAGTGTTTGCCAAGGGCACCGTGGCCGATTCGCCCCTGACGCTGCGCCACAAAGACGGCAAGCTGACGGATGTGCTCTTCAACGGGTCGGTTTACAAGAACGACGAAGGCAGCGTGCTGGGGGTGGTGATTGTGGCCCGCGACGTGACCGACCAGAAGCGCATAGCCACGGAGCTGATTGAGGCCAAGTTCGCGGCCGAGCGCGCCACCGTGCTGGCCGAAGACGCCCAGGCCAAAGCTGAAAGCGCGGTGAAGGCCAAGCAGCAGTTTCTCAGCAACATGAGCCACGAAATCCGCACGCCCATGAACGCCATCATCGGCTTCACGAAGGTGGTGCTGAAGACCGAGCTGACCGACAAGCAGCGGGAGTACCTGACGGCCATCAAGCTCAGCGGCGACACGCTGATTGTGCTCATCAATGACATTCTGGACCTGGCCAAGGTCGATGCGGGCAAGATGACCTTCGAGCAGATTCCGTTCAAGCTCTCGGCCTCAGTCTCGGCTATGGTGCATTTGTTTGAAACCAAGATCCAGGAAAAAAATCTGGCCCTGGTGATGGACTACGACGCCAAAATTCCGGAAGTGCTGGTGGGGGACCCCGTGCGCCTGCACCAGGTTATCCTGAACCTGGTCAGCAACGCCGTCAAGTTCACGAGTGAGGGCACCATCACGGTGGGCGTGCGCATGCTGGTGCAGGACTCGGAAAAGGTGATTCTCGAGTTTTCCGTCACCGACACCGGCATTGGCATTGAGGAGGCTAAGCTGAGCACCGTGTTCGACGACTTCCAGCAGGCCACCAGCGGCACCAGCCGCCTGTACGGGGGCACGGGGCTGGGGCTGGCCATCGTTAAAAACCTGGTGGAGCCCCAGGGCGGCACTATCAACGTGAAAAGCCGGGTAGGCGTGGGCTCCACGTTCAGCTTTATCCTGAGCTTTGGCAAAACCACGGAAAAGGCCGATGCCGAGCTGGGCCTGACCATAGAGCGGGAAACCGGGCTCCAGGACGTGAAGATTCTGGTGGTGGAAGATATTGCCCTCAACCAGCTCCTGATGAAGACCCTGCTCGAGGACTTCGGCTTTGCCATGGACGTGGCCGGCAACGGCAAAATAGCCCTGGAGAAGCTGCGCACCACCCGCTACGACATCGTGCTCATGGACCTGCAGATGCCGGTTATGAACGGTTTCGAGGCCACGGAATACATCCGCAACGAGCTGCACCTGACCGTGCCCATCATTGCCCTGACGGCCGACGTTACGACGGTAGACGTGGAGAAGTGCAAGGCCGTGGGCATGAACGACTACATCTCCAAGCCCATCGACGACAAACTGCTCTACAGCAAAATCATCAAGTACCTGAAGCAGGTTGATTCCGGGCAGGGTACGACGGAGGCCGGCGCCGAGCTACCGGCCACGGCCCCTACCTGCGTCAACTTCGACTACCTGAAGCGCATCACCAAGAGCGACGCCCGCATGGCCGAAATGATTGGCCTCTACCTGCAGGAGATTCCGCAGCTGGTGCAGACCATGAAAAAGGGCATTGCCGAAAAAGACTGGATTGCCCTCAAGCGTGCCACGCACTCCATCATCCCCACCTTTGCCACCATGGGCATGGACCCCGAATTTGAGAGCATCGCCAAGTCCATTCAGAGCATGGCCGTGAACCTGATTTCCGTTGGCGACGGGGCCAGCCAGGAAACAATGACTGGCCTACTGACCTTGTTTTCGAAGATAGAAACCGCCTGCGCCCAGGCTGCCCGGGAGCTGGAGGATAAGCTCCTGGCTTTATCACAGGCCCTAGGCCAGGCGCAAGTAAATAAGTAG
- a CDS encoding response regulator: MIKLSSVLLVDDDPLTNDLNERLLRQLSVADQYLSANDGREALTALEHLAADAHPTSPVLVLLDVKMPGMNGMDFVEAYQQLPEDQQQAVVIVMHTASMSSVDLGRIESLPIAGLVSKPLTKEKLDTILQLHFQRRFSAE, encoded by the coding sequence ATGATAAAGCTTTCGAGCGTGCTGCTGGTCGACGACGATCCGCTTACCAACGACCTCAACGAGCGCCTGCTGCGGCAGCTCAGCGTGGCCGACCAGTACCTTTCCGCCAATGATGGCCGGGAGGCCCTCACGGCCCTGGAGCACCTGGCCGCCGACGCCCATCCGACCAGTCCGGTGCTGGTTTTACTCGACGTGAAGATGCCGGGCATGAATGGCATGGACTTCGTGGAAGCCTACCAGCAACTGCCCGAGGATCAGCAGCAGGCGGTCGTCATCGTTATGCACACGGCCTCCATGAGCTCCGTCGACCTGGGCCGTATTGAGTCCCTGCCCATTGCCGGGCTGGTCAGCAAGCCCCTGACCAAAGAAAAGCTCGACACCATCCTGCAGCTGCACTTCCAGCGCCGGTTCTCGGCAGAATAG
- a CDS encoding PAS domain-containing sensor histidine kinase, with the protein MSQAPTPVAGAPSQAETDALRDEVRQLREQLATKAAGSVQKDRYEQSQARFRTVFENAPLGQKIITPDLTIRQVNQAVVAMLGFNSPEDLLGRKIIEFAHPDHRADWQELQQRLWEHKLPAFTLETCLVRADGSSFWCQVHSVLFPDEGAELGYTILEDISERKHLEATLKRVYDAQETILQLATHDLKGPIAHIELLTDLLQREVASRSGQAPPPPEMVNYLSLIQQACAHAHSLLEDVLYIGDLDQNGLQKRPTDLSTYVSAQLDQHRLEAQEKGLKLVLDLPPEPLQTPLHPEKFGRVLTNLLSNALKFTPAGGTITVGLRKEAGKTLLTVQDTGIGIPAKLHGSLFEKFNPTRRAGLQGETTTGLGLFIAKQIVELHGGHIWLESRERQGTTFFIELA; encoded by the coding sequence ATGTCCCAAGCTCCAACACCCGTCGCCGGGGCTCCTTCTCAGGCAGAAACCGACGCCCTGCGCGATGAAGTCCGCCAGCTCCGCGAGCAGCTCGCGACCAAAGCGGCGGGCTCGGTGCAGAAAGACCGTTATGAGCAGAGCCAGGCGCGCTTCCGCACCGTGTTCGAAAATGCTCCCCTCGGCCAGAAGATCATCACGCCCGACCTCACAATCCGGCAGGTAAACCAGGCAGTGGTAGCCATGCTAGGCTTCAACAGCCCCGAGGACTTACTTGGGCGCAAAATTATTGAGTTTGCGCACCCCGACCACCGGGCCGACTGGCAGGAGCTGCAGCAGCGGCTCTGGGAACACAAGCTGCCGGCCTTCACCCTGGAAACGTGCCTGGTGCGTGCCGATGGCTCCTCGTTCTGGTGCCAGGTCCACTCGGTGCTCTTTCCCGACGAAGGGGCCGAGCTCGGCTACACGATTCTGGAAGATATTTCTGAGCGCAAGCACCTCGAAGCCACCCTCAAACGCGTGTACGACGCTCAGGAAACCATTCTGCAGCTGGCCACCCACGATCTGAAGGGGCCCATCGCCCACATCGAGCTGCTCACGGACCTGCTGCAGCGCGAAGTGGCCAGCCGCAGCGGCCAGGCCCCCCCGCCGCCGGAGATGGTGAACTACCTGTCCCTGATTCAGCAGGCCTGCGCCCACGCCCACAGCCTGCTCGAAGACGTGCTCTACATTGGCGACCTGGATCAGAATGGGCTGCAGAAAAGGCCCACCGACCTGAGCACCTACGTAAGCGCGCAGCTCGATCAGCACCGCCTGGAGGCCCAGGAAAAGGGCCTGAAGCTGGTCCTGGATCTGCCGCCGGAGCCCCTGCAGACTCCCCTCCACCCGGAGAAGTTTGGCCGGGTGCTGACCAACCTGCTCAGCAACGCGCTCAAGTTCACGCCGGCCGGGGGCACCATCACCGTTGGCTTGCGCAAAGAGGCCGGCAAGACCCTGCTTACGGTGCAGGACACGGGCATCGGCATTCCGGCCAAGCTGCACGGCAGCCTGTTTGAGAAGTTCAACCCCACCCGCCGCGCCGGCCTGCAGGGCGAAACAACTACGGGCCTGGGCCTGTTCATCGCCAAGCAAATCGTGGAGCTCCATGGCGGGCACATCTGGCTGGAAAGCCGGGAACGGCAAGGCACTACCTTTTTCATTGAGCTTGCGTAG
- a CDS encoding T9SS type B sorting domain-containing protein, translating to MAVGWLLTLFVVLLSGAASPALAQATSPECAADEKFANTWYFGFKAGLDFNQASADSLPKVLTDGAMDAPAGSGVMSDKDGKILFYSNGETVWNGDGSVMTNGTGLAGNRFTTDGPLPIKLPGKPTPGQATRYLLFTLNSTVGLSYSEIEIPAGGGPGTVIAATKNTPLARGTAEKLTGVFHKNGCDIWIIAHGWGDEKAGNDNRGDAFLAYRVRQSAGYTGPVLIDAPILSTVGSLHAPSVAALGYKGQMKVTPDGQRLALARYSEAVGDSSSTVELFGFDTGTGQVSVNPQVPYVVDKGAGKYYGVSFSPGSYLYATVRNPAKLLQFDISGNGPVTKQDIPLKQKTPADLGSMQAAPDGKIYVARDNQPALGFIPYPDSLGPKIGYADDSLQLGGRLSGLGLVNFNQSSLLRVGPSAQITGCRQISFRAPPIDFDNKKYLWTFGDGATSTEENPVHVYATPGNYTVTLRIDTDCFCRESSGRIQVPDLPVPGSIAAPQTVCAGTAPATLTSSASATSDAGLPIVYQWESSTDNTTFTTIGGANGPTYTPPSSLPVGTTYFRRRVQLLLPDRTGPYCESRTTASVAITVLPALTPGTIAADQAVCAGSPVAPLTSTAPATGGSGAFAYQWESSLDNVTWTAIGGATGETFAPGSLQVTTYFRRQVASGPCTSTPSNTVIIRVEPAVLPGSIAASQALCARSTPAPLTSESPATGGPGAINYQWESSADNNTWLPISGANGPTFAPGPLTATTSYRRRASSGTACSPVFSNVVTITVTPALVAGTIAADQTLCVGNAAAPLTSTAPATGGTGSFAYQWEFSADNTTWTAIGGATGETFSPGPLTATTLFRRRVSSGACAATPSNVVTITVVPALTAGSIAASQALCAGSPVVPLTSTAPAAGGGGSIAYQWESSPDNAAWAAIGGATGADYTPGPLTTTTYFRRQASAGTACSPVFSNVVTITVTPALTAGTIGTSQTVCPGATPAPLTSTAAASGGTGSFAYQWESSPDNNSWTAISGATSADFTPGPLTATTYFRRRVSSGPCGPVYSPVVTLTVLPTLNVGSIAADQNICAGTTPASLTSTGDASGGTGTFAYQWESSPDNLTWNPIGGANSATLAPGPLTATTYFRRRVTSGTGTCSTGVSNVVAVQVRPVVTPSVSLATPPVQCPGTPLTFTAVVANAGPAPTVQWFVNNVAVASGPTFTSSTLVSGDQVRVEVTPTTGLCSTGPAVATVTVTRTPTPLPTLAIAVQPGGPVCLGAPLTFSIASVTEPGPTPAYQWQVNGSDVPGATGPVFTSTTLREGQTVTLRLRTTNSCGQALSVVSNGIPVRIQPPVDVDAGPDKEILAGTSVTLEGRADGTYPVTWSPTVGLAFPGNPLRPVASPTVTTTYTLSAGDGGCADSDQVTVTVRPPIRIPNAFTPNGDGRDDTWQIEFIEQFPDNTVSVFNRWGNRIFSANNYSRANEWRGDINGQPAPVGTYYYVVVTKGPLGKSYSGSITILY from the coding sequence ATGGCCGTAGGTTGGCTTCTGACGTTGTTTGTGGTCTTGTTGAGCGGGGCGGCTTCTCCGGCTCTTGCGCAGGCGACCTCCCCAGAGTGCGCGGCCGATGAGAAGTTTGCCAACACCTGGTATTTTGGCTTCAAAGCGGGGCTGGACTTCAATCAGGCCTCGGCCGACTCCCTGCCGAAGGTGCTCACCGATGGAGCCATGGATGCCCCCGCCGGCTCGGGGGTGATGTCGGATAAGGACGGTAAGATTCTCTTTTACAGCAACGGCGAAACCGTGTGGAATGGCGACGGCTCCGTGATGACCAACGGCACGGGGCTGGCCGGCAACCGCTTCACCACCGACGGCCCCCTGCCCATCAAACTGCCGGGCAAACCTACGCCGGGCCAAGCTACGCGCTACCTGCTCTTTACCCTGAATAGCACCGTAGGCCTGAGCTACTCGGAGATAGAAATTCCGGCGGGTGGGGGGCCGGGCACCGTCATTGCCGCCACCAAAAACACGCCTCTGGCCCGCGGCACGGCTGAGAAGCTCACGGGCGTATTTCATAAAAACGGCTGCGACATCTGGATTATCGCGCACGGCTGGGGCGATGAAAAAGCGGGCAATGACAACCGGGGCGACGCCTTCCTGGCTTACCGCGTGCGGCAATCCGCCGGCTATACCGGGCCGGTCCTCATCGACGCGCCCATTCTTTCAACCGTCGGCAGCCTGCACGCGCCGAGCGTAGCGGCCCTGGGCTACAAAGGCCAGATGAAGGTAACGCCTGATGGGCAGCGGCTGGCCCTGGCCCGCTACAGCGAAGCGGTGGGCGACAGCAGCAGCACCGTGGAGCTGTTTGGGTTTGACACCGGCACGGGCCAGGTGAGCGTCAACCCGCAGGTACCGTACGTTGTAGACAAGGGCGCGGGGAAATACTACGGGGTGAGTTTTTCGCCCGGCAGCTACCTCTACGCCACCGTGCGCAACCCGGCCAAGCTGCTGCAGTTTGATATCAGCGGAAACGGGCCGGTCACCAAGCAGGACATTCCGCTTAAGCAGAAAACTCCCGCCGACCTGGGCTCCATGCAGGCTGCGCCCGATGGCAAGATTTACGTGGCCCGCGACAACCAGCCCGCCTTGGGCTTCATCCCCTACCCCGACTCGCTGGGACCCAAGATCGGCTACGCCGATGATAGCCTGCAATTGGGCGGCCGCCTAAGTGGCCTAGGCCTGGTCAACTTCAACCAAAGCTCCTTGTTGCGCGTGGGGCCTAGTGCGCAGATCACGGGGTGCCGGCAAATTTCCTTCAGGGCCCCGCCCATTGACTTTGATAACAAGAAGTATCTCTGGACGTTTGGCGACGGCGCTACTTCAACCGAGGAGAATCCGGTTCATGTGTACGCTACGCCCGGCAACTACACCGTGACGCTGCGCATTGATACCGACTGCTTTTGCCGCGAAAGCTCGGGCCGTATCCAGGTGCCGGACTTGCCGGTACCGGGCAGCATTGCGGCGCCTCAGACGGTGTGCGCGGGTACTGCGCCAGCCACGCTGACCAGCAGTGCTAGCGCTACCAGCGACGCTGGCTTGCCGATTGTTTACCAGTGGGAATCCTCGACGGATAACACCACCTTCACAACTATTGGGGGAGCTAACGGTCCCACCTACACGCCACCAAGTTCGCTGCCGGTTGGTACGACTTATTTCCGCCGCCGCGTTCAGCTGCTGCTGCCGGATCGTACTGGTCCTTACTGCGAATCCCGCACGACCGCCTCGGTCGCCATTACGGTGCTGCCTGCCCTCACGCCCGGCACCATTGCCGCCGACCAGGCCGTGTGCGCCGGCAGCCCAGTAGCCCCCCTGACGAGTACTGCCCCGGCCACGGGTGGGTCCGGCGCGTTTGCCTATCAGTGGGAGTCTTCCCTGGATAATGTGACCTGGACGGCTATCGGTGGCGCGACGGGCGAAACCTTCGCGCCCGGCTCTCTGCAGGTCACCACCTACTTCCGTCGTCAGGTAGCTTCCGGGCCGTGCACTTCCACCCCATCGAATACGGTTATTATCAGAGTGGAGCCGGCCGTGCTACCCGGCAGCATTGCCGCCAGCCAAGCGCTCTGCGCCCGCAGCACCCCCGCCCCTCTCACCAGCGAATCGCCGGCCACGGGCGGCCCGGGCGCTATCAACTACCAATGGGAGTCTTCAGCGGATAATAACACCTGGTTGCCAATCAGCGGAGCCAACGGGCCTACGTTTGCACCGGGTCCGCTTACCGCCACTACTTCCTACCGCCGCCGGGCCAGCTCGGGCACGGCCTGCTCGCCGGTCTTCTCCAACGTGGTGACCATCACCGTAACCCCGGCGCTTGTGGCGGGCACCATTGCCGCCGATCAGACGCTGTGCGTGGGAAATGCGGCCGCGCCCCTGACGAGCACGGCTCCCGCTACGGGCGGGACGGGCTCCTTCGCCTATCAATGGGAGTTCTCGGCCGACAATACGACCTGGACGGCAATCGGCGGCGCAACGGGCGAGACCTTCTCGCCCGGACCACTCACCGCTACCACGCTTTTCCGGCGCCGGGTAAGCTCCGGTGCCTGTGCCGCCACGCCGTCCAATGTCGTGACCATAACGGTGGTTCCCGCCCTCACGGCCGGCAGCATTGCCGCCAGCCAGGCGCTGTGTGCGGGCAGCCCGGTGGTGCCCCTTACCAGCACCGCCCCCGCTGCGGGAGGTGGGGGCAGTATTGCTTATCAATGGGAATCTTCCCCGGATAATGCTGCCTGGGCGGCTATAGGGGGTGCCACTGGCGCCGACTACACACCCGGCCCCCTTACGACGACCACTTACTTCCGGCGCCAGGCCAGCGCGGGCACGGCTTGTTCCCCGGTTTTCTCCAACGTAGTGACCATCACTGTGACCCCGGCGCTGACAGCCGGCACCATCGGTACCAGTCAGACCGTGTGCCCCGGCGCTACTCCTGCACCCCTTACCAGCACTGCAGCAGCCAGTGGCGGCACGGGCTCCTTTGCCTATCAGTGGGAATCCTCGCCGGACAACAACAGCTGGACGGCAATCAGCGGCGCTACCAGTGCTGACTTCACCCCGGGTCCGCTCACGGCTACTACCTATTTCCGGCGCCGCGTAAGTTCGGGGCCTTGTGGACCAGTGTATTCGCCGGTAGTTACCCTGACGGTGCTGCCGACCCTTAACGTGGGCAGCATTGCGGCCGACCAGAATATCTGCGCCGGCACCACGCCCGCCTCACTTACCAGCACCGGCGATGCCAGCGGCGGTACGGGCACGTTTGCCTACCAGTGGGAATCGTCGCCGGATAACCTGACCTGGAACCCCATAGGGGGTGCCAACAGCGCTACGCTTGCCCCCGGCCCCCTGACGGCCACCACCTATTTCCGGCGGCGCGTGACGTCGGGCACCGGCACCTGCTCCACGGGCGTTTCCAACGTGGTGGCGGTGCAGGTACGGCCCGTCGTGACGCCCAGCGTGAGTTTGGCTACCCCGCCCGTGCAGTGCCCCGGCACACCGCTGACCTTCACGGCCGTGGTGGCCAACGCGGGCCCGGCGCCTACGGTCCAGTGGTTCGTGAATAACGTGGCGGTGGCCAGCGGACCCACATTCACCAGCAGCACGCTGGTCTCCGGCGATCAGGTTCGGGTGGAAGTGACGCCCACGACGGGCCTGTGCAGCACGGGGCCGGCCGTGGCCACGGTCACGGTGACGCGCACCCCTACTCCCCTGCCTACGCTGGCCATTGCCGTGCAGCCGGGCGGGCCCGTCTGCCTGGGCGCACCCCTGACCTTCAGCATCGCCAGCGTAACCGAGCCTGGCCCCACGCCTGCGTATCAATGGCAGGTGAATGGCAGCGACGTGCCCGGGGCTACGGGCCCGGTCTTCACCAGCACAACGCTGCGGGAAGGCCAGACCGTGACGCTGCGCCTGCGCACCACCAACAGTTGCGGGCAGGCCCTTTCGGTGGTTTCCAATGGCATCCCGGTGCGCATTCAGCCGCCGGTTGACGTGGATGCCGGCCCCGACAAGGAGATTCTGGCCGGCACTTCCGTGACCCTGGAAGGCCGCGCCGACGGCACTTACCCCGTGACGTGGAGCCCAACCGTGGGCCTGGCATTCCCCGGCAATCCGCTGCGGCCCGTGGCCTCACCCACGGTGACGACAACCTACACGCTTTCGGCCGGGGATGGCGGCTGCGCCGACTCCGACCAGGTGACCGTGACGGTGCGCCCCCCCATTCGCATTCCTAACGCCTTCACGCCCAACGGCGACGGCCGCGACGACACCTGGCAGATTGAGTTCATTGAGCAGTTTCCCGACAACACCGTGAGCGTGTTCAACCGCTGGGGCAACCGCATCTTCTCCGCCAACAACTACAGCCGGGCTAATGAGTGGCGCGGCGACATCAACGGGCAGCCCGCGCCGGTGGGCACCTACTACTACGTCGTCGTCACGAAGGGGCCGCTGGGCAAGTCCTACAGCGGGTCGATTACGATTCTGTATTAA